The following proteins are encoded in a genomic region of Microcoleus sp. FACHB-68:
- a CDS encoding 2-isopropylmalate synthase — translation MEMKPTQDRIIIFDTTLRDGEQSPGATLNVDEKLTIARQLARLGVDVIEAGFPFTSPGDFEAVQKIAQLVGTEDGPIICGLARATKKDIEAAGNALKPAAHARIHTFIATSDIHLEYKLKKTRAEVLAIAEEMVAYAKTFVEDVEFSPEDAGRSDPEFLYQVLERAIAAGATTVNIPDTVGYTTPSEFGAIIRGIKENVPNIDQAIISVHGHNDLGLAVANFLEAVKNGARQLECTINGIGERAGNAAMEELVMALHVRRQYFNPFLGRPADSEAPLTNIDTRQIYKTSRLVSSLTGMLVQPNKAIVGANAFSHESGIHQDGILKNKLTYEIMDAQSIGLTQNQIVLGKLSGRHAFQTRLKELGFELSETELNNAFIKFKTVADKKKEITDWDLESIVNDEIQQPPEMFRLELVQVSCGDRARPTATVTLRTPTGEELTDAAIGTGPVDAVYKAINRVVNVPNQLIEFSVQSVTAGIDALGEVTIRLKHGERVFSGRSANTDIIVASAHAYVNALNRLYVALQPAPAAGEASERATATHS, via the coding sequence ATTGAAATGAAACCAACACAAGACCGAATTATCATTTTTGACACGACACTTCGGGATGGGGAGCAGTCCCCTGGAGCCACCTTAAATGTGGATGAAAAATTAACCATTGCTCGACAATTAGCCAGACTGGGCGTGGATGTGATTGAAGCCGGCTTCCCCTTTACCAGTCCGGGTGATTTTGAAGCCGTACAGAAAATCGCCCAACTGGTGGGAACAGAAGATGGGCCGATTATTTGCGGTTTAGCTAGAGCTACCAAAAAAGATATTGAAGCCGCTGGAAACGCTTTGAAACCGGCAGCTCATGCGCGGATTCACACGTTTATCGCCACGTCTGATATTCACTTAGAATACAAGCTCAAGAAAACCCGCGCAGAAGTGCTGGCGATTGCCGAAGAAATGGTTGCCTACGCCAAAACTTTTGTCGAGGATGTGGAATTTTCGCCAGAAGATGCCGGCAGATCAGATCCAGAATTTTTGTATCAGGTATTAGAACGAGCCATTGCTGCCGGCGCAACAACCGTGAATATTCCAGATACCGTCGGTTACACCACTCCCTCGGAATTTGGGGCGATCATTCGGGGAATTAAAGAAAATGTCCCCAACATCGACCAAGCAATTATTTCCGTTCACGGACATAATGACTTAGGTTTAGCAGTTGCCAACTTTCTAGAAGCCGTAAAGAACGGTGCAAGGCAGTTAGAATGTACCATCAATGGCATCGGTGAACGCGCCGGTAATGCGGCGATGGAAGAATTGGTGATGGCTTTACACGTCCGGCGTCAGTATTTTAATCCCTTCTTAGGGCGTCCGGCTGATTCTGAAGCGCCTCTCACGAATATTGACACGCGGCAAATTTACAAAACATCCCGCTTGGTTTCTAGCCTCACCGGGATGTTGGTGCAGCCGAATAAAGCAATTGTTGGGGCAAATGCTTTTTCTCATGAGTCAGGGATTCACCAAGATGGCATTCTCAAAAACAAATTGACTTATGAAATCATGGACGCCCAATCGATTGGGCTGACCCAGAATCAAATTGTTTTGGGTAAACTTTCTGGCCGGCACGCCTTCCAAACCCGCCTCAAAGAATTGGGTTTTGAACTGTCAGAAACCGAGCTAAATAACGCGTTTATCAAGTTTAAAACCGTTGCGGATAAAAAGAAAGAGATTACCGATTGGGATCTCGAATCGATTGTTAATGATGAAATTCAACAACCGCCTGAAATGTTCCGTCTGGAATTGGTTCAGGTTTCCTGCGGAGATCGTGCTCGTCCCACAGCAACCGTGACGCTGCGGACACCGACAGGCGAAGAATTAACCGATGCAGCCATTGGTACAGGTCCCGTGGATGCTGTGTATAAAGCGATTAACCGCGTGGTGAATGTGCCGAATCAGTTGATTGAGTTTTCGGTGCAGTCTGTAACTGCCGGCATTGACGCCCTTGGAGAAGTGACAATTCGTCTAAAGCATGGAGAGCGCGTGTTCTCTGGGCGATCGGCCAACACTGATATTATCGTCGCTTCCGCTCATGCTTATGTAAATGCCCTCAACCGGCTTTACGTCGCATTGCAGCCGGCACCGGCAGCCGGTGAGGCATCAGAGAGAGCAACTGCAACTCACTCCTAA
- a CDS encoding NYN domain-containing protein — MNYSMNRLSIFVDGNNMFYAQQKNGWFFDPRRVLEYFRSEQPEVRLINAFWYTGLKDPQDQRGFRDALISLGYTVRTKILKEYYDDSSGRYSQKANLDIEIVVDMFNTVDQYDRVVLFSGDGDFERAIELLRSKNTHITVVSTEGMIARELRNATDRYIDLNEIRDHIEKIDY, encoded by the coding sequence ATGAATTATTCAATGAACCGTCTGTCTATTTTTGTAGACGGAAACAATATGTTCTACGCTCAACAAAAAAATGGGTGGTTTTTCGATCCCAGAAGAGTGTTGGAATATTTCAGAAGTGAACAGCCAGAGGTGCGACTAATCAATGCTTTTTGGTATACAGGTCTGAAAGATCCCCAAGATCAGCGCGGGTTCCGAGACGCATTAATTAGTTTGGGGTACACTGTCCGCACAAAAATTCTGAAAGAATATTACGATGACTCCTCCGGACGCTACTCACAAAAAGCAAATTTAGACATAGAAATTGTTGTTGATATGTTTAATACGGTTGACCAATATGACCGAGTAGTTCTATTTAGTGGAGATGGAGATTTTGAACGAGCAATTGAACTGCTGCGCTCCAAAAATACTCATATCACCGTAGTGTCTACAGAAGGAATGATTGCTAGGGAACTGCGGAATGCAACAGATCGGTATATCGATCTCAACGAAATTCGCGACCATATAGAAAAGATAGATTATTAA